One Sodalinema gerasimenkoae IPPAS B-353 DNA segment encodes these proteins:
- a CDS encoding WD40 repeat domain-containing protein, with the protein MAMARGWSRTHETWVMSAEFNGDSKMVVLAWVTSVEFNGDSKMVVSASNDGTVKLWDVGTGELLHSLEAHSGPVRSAEFNRDGTKVVSASDDGTVKLWDVTTGELLHSLEAHSEQVTSAEFNGDGTRLVSASDDGTVKLWDVGTGELLHSLEAHSDWVWSAEFNGDGTMVVSASRDGTVKLWDVTTGELLHSLEAHLGGVRSAEFNGDGTQVVSASGDGTVKLWDVSRGELLQSLEGHSGGVTSAKFNHDGSRVVFTLRNGTVKIWKVETLEELIDRACDWLTPYLTFNRNVTDDDRAVCNLPPQTP; encoded by the coding sequence ATGGCGATGGCACGAGGCTGGTCTCGGACTCATGAGACTTGGGTCATGAGTGCGGAGTTTAATGGCGATAGCAAGATGGTGGTCTTGGCTTGGGTTACGAGTGTGGAGTTTAATGGCGATAGCAAGATGGTGGTCTCGGCTTCAAACGACGGAACGGTAAAGCTGTGGGATGTGGGGACTGGGGAACTCCTCCACTCCCTTGAGGCTCATTCGGGTCCGGTCAGGAGTGCGGAGTTTAATAGGGATGGCACGAAGGTGGTCTCGGCTTCAGACGACGGAACCGTGAAGCTGTGGGATGTGACCACTGGGGAACTCCTCCACTCCCTTGAGGCTCATTCGGAGCAAGTCACGAGTGCGGAGTTTAATGGGGATGGCACGAGGCTGGTCTCGGCTTCAGACGACGGAACCGTGAAGCTGTGGGATGTCGGTACTGGGGAACTCCTCCATTCCCTTGAGGCTCATTCGGATTGGGTCTGGAGTGCGGAGTTTAATGGGGATGGCACGATGGTAGTCTCGGCTTCAAGGGACGGAACCGTGAAGCTGTGGGATGTGACCACTGGGGAACTCCTCCACTCCCTTGAGGCTCATTTGGGTGGGGTCAGGAGTGCGGAGTTTAATGGGGATGGCACTCAGGTGGTCTCAGCTTCGGGGGACGGAACCGTGAAGCTGTGGGACGTCAGCCGTGGGGAACTCCTCCAGTCTCTTGAAGGTCATTCCGGTGGGGTCACGAGTGCCAAGTTTAATCATGATGGTAGCCGGGTCGTCTTTACCCTAAGGAACGGAACCGTCAAAATCTGGAAGGTGGAAACCTTGGAGGAGTTGATCGATCGCGCCTGTGACTGGCTAACCCCCTACCTCACCTTTAATCGGAACGTCACGGACGACGATCGCGCTGTTTGCAATCTTCCACCCCAGACCCCCTAA
- a CDS encoding DICT sensory domain-containing protein encodes MLNGSLLQKLVERQNAQSRRTPAINYGVYYKNTLVALCHALEDSILESDCNPVMIAAFQQGKWYLQEADRYGEIADKAQNIVILAAPNSSFRDHPTSQKANVELVSLDKDDPVAQEWHLLILSPGYTAMVLCQELSDADYGKAGVPEVDLERKFYGFWTFEPELVLTAVELAIEHIQPLQPDLAQSLQARVAEIDSQLLHNKTADVAQVSKDLNPIVSRVVRYLSDCHEGLGQAIDAPVFTHQPELERNIVSNKLQAFLRMAQLIDLTDLQNPHAASEVSSLCEAFAQILDLPSWQVKRLRLAGLLHRIDYLPQHEPNLGEISAESRNSALSCPLYPGRQALRMMPQLKAIAQIITHQSEYWDGSGTPGGLSYDEIPLECRILGLLVEFQRRLNQSTQEICHSEALSQALSDCQAASGQRWDPKLVEMLTLLVMALQQGMTLPREAFKLRSGLWLLNPEQNPDLFPRQAANPSATTA; translated from the coding sequence ATGCTGAACGGATCTCTCCTACAAAAACTCGTCGAACGGCAAAACGCCCAATCCCGCCGCACGCCAGCGATTAACTACGGGGTTTACTATAAAAACACCCTTGTGGCTCTCTGTCACGCCCTCGAAGACAGCATCCTGGAGTCAGACTGTAACCCAGTCATGATTGCAGCCTTCCAACAGGGGAAATGGTATCTCCAGGAAGCTGACCGCTATGGAGAAATTGCCGACAAGGCCCAGAACATTGTCATCCTGGCGGCCCCCAACTCAAGCTTCCGGGACCATCCCACCAGTCAAAAAGCCAACGTTGAGCTAGTATCCCTTGATAAAGATGATCCCGTAGCTCAAGAATGGCATCTGCTGATTCTCTCCCCAGGCTACACGGCCATGGTCTTATGTCAGGAACTCTCGGACGCCGATTACGGAAAAGCCGGGGTTCCGGAGGTGGACCTTGAACGCAAGTTTTATGGATTTTGGACCTTTGAACCAGAATTAGTATTAACCGCCGTGGAGTTGGCCATCGAGCATATTCAACCGCTGCAACCGGATCTGGCTCAATCTCTACAAGCGCGAGTGGCGGAAATTGACAGCCAACTGTTGCACAACAAAACAGCCGATGTGGCCCAGGTGTCCAAAGACTTAAACCCCATTGTCTCGCGGGTAGTTCGTTATCTGAGTGACTGTCATGAGGGACTCGGCCAAGCCATTGATGCTCCAGTCTTTACCCATCAGCCTGAACTCGAACGCAACATTGTCTCGAATAAGTTGCAGGCCTTCCTACGCATGGCGCAACTGATTGATCTAACGGATTTGCAAAATCCCCACGCCGCCAGCGAGGTTTCGAGTCTTTGTGAAGCCTTTGCCCAAATCCTGGATCTGCCCTCTTGGCAGGTGAAACGGTTACGTTTAGCAGGATTGTTGCATCGAATTGACTATTTGCCGCAACATGAACCGAATCTAGGGGAGATTAGTGCCGAGAGTCGCAATTCGGCCCTGAGTTGTCCCCTTTATCCGGGACGACAGGCCTTGCGGATGATGCCCCAACTCAAGGCGATCGCCCAAATTATCACCCATCAAAGCGAATATTGGGATGGCTCGGGAACCCCCGGCGGCTTGAGCTACGATGAGATTCCTCTAGAATGCCGCATTTTGGGCCTACTGGTTGAGTTTCAACGACGGCTGAATCAGTCAACCCAAGAGATATGCCATTCTGAGGCCTTAAGCCAGGCCTTATCGGACTGTCAAGCCGCCAGTGGTCAGCGTTGGGACCCGAAACTGGTTGAGATGCTGACACTCCTCGTGATGGCTCTGCAACAGGGGATGACGCTTCCTCGGGAAGCCTTTAAACTGCGATCGGGCCTCTGGCTGCTAAACCCCGAGCAAAACCCGGATCTGTTCCCTCGCCAAGCCGCGAATCCCTCAGCCACCACCGCCTAA
- a CDS encoding NACHT and WD repeat domain-containing protein, producing the protein MDIAAKNEKSLRQLAQAIALSRGQFNLILVRCNYRSLRDRWSQRLEAEIQRQHQFSLLTADLPVETQNLVQVIERAMAGETAEGIQLRGMTQLADLRGFLVKANQMRDQLRQQFAFPIVLWLDETGLREMLDVANDLESWTTSKRFLPSAENIQANLQLNVQQFLSRLQGGSDRPWLGGDRLLGENQQREIEQACQQLAQLGEPLSADLAADLALIQGRQALEAGEWDQAAAHFQQSQSHWQAYLNPLPEGDREACRNCNRPTAAEPPETEDSITPHLRLAVIGVHQALNQVLAAKEHEGKSVDLAAVQEQLHRSYEQFLAADAPQFAQKLQESSLMQLIQALREAEAAEAKEDNHGAIAPLVRASQQFVFALPHLGLRGLEQLQRLYFTSQDYRNAFKISQQQHQLERYCGKRAFIGANRLEEMPQQQCTSSWRSPEIEQSGRAEDVTHLLNRLHERQNKLLVVHGESGVGKSSLVNAGLLPILREQVFEGGRGGVPIVLRVYENWSEQLTKVIEQEGQKHFCRLDKRENMVSPLAVSQAILVELEKRHHQVILVFDQFEEFFFANPNPKDHHQFFNFLGTLCSNVLELGALKVVLSLRTDYIHHLLVCNRISTMACISQNILDKTVLYELKNLSPQQASQVIANLAPHITDDLRSRLVQDLQQESEGIRPIELQVVGYQLESEGIVSLADYHALGEHPKQALVKRYLDVVVESCGPQNKDLADAVLYLLTDERGTRPLRTYLDLLRDLKLFETNYGQQPLRSALTLVLDILTESRLVFLIPGQEERYQLVHDYLAEFIHQSRGGGLLAQLEEEQEKRVAAESSLEELEQKQTRVKRRIRWMSALGGLIMALSLGTLAWSSREMNIARLTTELERNHRLALRQFAQNDELTALLTATAAARQLQTLPVSAQSDPTVQLIESLSGILRDIRLQNTLEHSSPVRSAEFNGDGTRLVSASRDGTVKLWDVTTGELFHSLEAHSGLVMSAEFNGDGTRLVSDS; encoded by the coding sequence ATGGATATTGCCGCTAAAAATGAAAAAAGTCTGCGCCAACTAGCTCAGGCGATCGCACTGTCACGGGGTCAATTTAATCTAATTTTAGTGCGCTGTAACTACCGCAGTTTGCGCGATCGCTGGTCGCAGCGATTAGAAGCCGAAATCCAGCGTCAGCATCAGTTCAGCTTATTAACGGCTGACTTGCCCGTGGAGACGCAAAACCTGGTCCAAGTCATTGAGAGAGCCATGGCAGGGGAAACAGCGGAGGGAATCCAACTGCGGGGGATGACTCAACTGGCAGATTTGCGAGGCTTTCTGGTTAAGGCTAATCAGATGCGAGATCAGCTCCGTCAACAGTTTGCTTTTCCCATTGTTCTCTGGTTAGATGAAACTGGCTTACGGGAGATGTTAGACGTCGCCAATGACCTGGAAAGTTGGACGACATCAAAGCGTTTTTTGCCCTCCGCTGAGAATATTCAAGCTAACTTACAGCTTAATGTGCAACAGTTTCTCAGTCGGTTGCAGGGGGGGAGCGATCGCCCATGGTTGGGGGGCGATCGCCTACTGGGGGAGAACCAACAACGGGAAATTGAACAAGCCTGTCAACAACTGGCTCAACTGGGAGAACCCCTTTCCGCCGACTTAGCCGCCGACTTAGCCTTAATTCAAGGTCGTCAGGCCCTAGAAGCTGGAGAATGGGACCAAGCTGCCGCCCACTTTCAGCAAAGTCAGAGCCATTGGCAAGCGTATCTTAATCCTCTCCCCGAGGGCGATCGCGAAGCGTGCAGGAACTGCAATCGCCCCACGGCGGCGGAACCCCCAGAAACAGAAGATTCGATCACCCCACATCTGCGGTTAGCCGTCATTGGCGTTCACCAAGCCTTAAATCAAGTCTTAGCCGCAAAAGAGCATGAGGGCAAGAGTGTGGATTTAGCCGCCGTACAGGAGCAATTGCACCGCAGTTACGAGCAGTTTCTTGCCGCTGACGCTCCCCAGTTTGCCCAGAAACTGCAAGAGTCATCTCTGATGCAACTGATTCAGGCCTTGCGGGAGGCGGAAGCGGCAGAGGCGAAGGAAGATAATCACGGGGCGATCGCCCCCCTGGTGAGGGCCAGCCAGCAATTCGTGTTTGCCCTTCCTCATCTGGGATTGCGGGGACTCGAACAGCTCCAACGGCTCTATTTCACCAGCCAAGACTATCGCAACGCCTTCAAAATTTCCCAACAGCAGCATCAACTCGAACGATATTGCGGCAAACGGGCTTTTATCGGTGCCAATCGCTTAGAGGAAATGCCCCAGCAGCAATGTACCTCAAGCTGGCGATCGCCCGAAATCGAGCAATCGGGGCGAGCCGAAGACGTGACGCATCTCCTCAACCGCCTCCACGAACGTCAGAACAAACTCTTAGTGGTTCATGGGGAATCGGGAGTTGGGAAAAGTTCCCTGGTGAACGCTGGCTTACTGCCCATCTTACGAGAGCAGGTCTTTGAAGGGGGACGTGGGGGAGTTCCCATTGTGTTACGAGTGTATGAAAACTGGTCCGAGCAACTCACCAAGGTCATCGAACAGGAGGGCCAAAAACACTTCTGTAGGCTCGATAAGCGTGAAAATATGGTGTCACCGTTAGCCGTGAGCCAAGCCATCCTCGTTGAACTCGAAAAACGTCATCATCAAGTGATTTTGGTTTTCGACCAATTTGAAGAATTTTTCTTTGCCAATCCTAACCCCAAAGACCATCATCAGTTTTTTAACTTTCTAGGAACTCTATGCAGCAATGTTTTAGAGTTGGGCGCGTTAAAAGTTGTGCTGTCCTTGCGAACCGACTATATCCACCACCTACTCGTCTGTAACCGCATCTCGACGATGGCGTGTATCAGTCAAAATATTTTAGATAAAACGGTTCTTTATGAATTAAAGAACCTCTCCCCACAGCAGGCTAGTCAGGTGATTGCCAACCTCGCGCCCCATATTACCGATGATTTGCGATCGCGCCTCGTGCAAGACTTACAGCAAGAAAGTGAGGGGATTCGTCCCATTGAGCTGCAAGTGGTGGGCTATCAATTAGAAAGTGAAGGAATTGTCTCTCTAGCGGACTATCATGCCCTAGGGGAGCATCCCAAACAGGCATTAGTCAAGCGATATTTAGATGTGGTCGTTGAATCCTGCGGTCCCCAAAACAAGGATTTAGCCGATGCCGTTCTCTATCTCCTCACCGATGAACGAGGAACCCGTCCCCTCCGCACCTACTTAGACTTACTGCGGGACTTAAAACTGTTTGAGACAAACTATGGTCAACAGCCCCTGCGATCTGCCTTGACGTTAGTCTTAGACATTCTCACAGAATCCCGTTTAGTCTTTTTGATTCCCGGACAAGAAGAACGGTATCAACTCGTGCATGATTACTTAGCCGAGTTTATTCATCAATCACGAGGTGGAGGTTTACTGGCTCAGCTCGAAGAGGAACAGGAAAAACGAGTTGCAGCAGAAAGTAGTTTAGAAGAGTTAGAGCAGAAACAAACTCGGGTGAAGCGCCGGATACGCTGGATGAGTGCCCTTGGGGGGTTAATTATGGCACTTTCCTTGGGAACTCTAGCTTGGTCAAGTCGTGAGATGAACATCGCACGCTTAACCACAGAATTGGAGCGGAACCATCGTCTGGCCCTCAGACAGTTTGCCCAGAACGATGAGTTAACAGCACTGTTAACAGCAACAGCAGCAGCTCGGCAGTTGCAAACTCTACCGGTTTCAGCCCAAAGCGATCCAACGGTACAACTGATTGAAAGTCTCAGCGGAATTTTGCGAGATATTCGTCTTCAAAATACGTTAGAACATTCGAGTCCGGTCAGGAGTGCGGAGTTTAATGGCGATGGCACGAGGCTGGTCTCGGCTTCACGGGACGGAACCGTGAAACTGTGGGATGTGACCACTGGGGAACTCTTCCACTCCCTTGAGGCCCATTCGGGTCTGGTCATGAGTGCGGAGTTTAATGGCGATGGCACGAGGCTGGTCTCGGACTCATGA
- the cobA gene encoding uroporphyrinogen-III C-methyltransferase produces MNYGRVYLVGAGIGDANYLTQRGHEVLAGAEVLIYDALADESLLQIVSQGCLCLHVGKRGGQPSTPQDEIDRLLVAYCHQGRRVVRLKAGDPFIFGRSASELRALRAANCPVDVIPGISSALAAPLLAGIPLTDGQLSPGFAVFTGHDLKALDWPALASLPTLVFLMAGRTLGEICQALITHGKLPSTPVAMIRSGGRPQQRVWTGTLETIDRQTRGEKRSPTVIVIGEVVSLRDVFGETAMTASETGLRGKTILVTRSTGQSSGFCDRLQNHGAIPLSTPALEIVPPSSWQPLDAAIAQLEQINWLILTSSNGVEFFLDRLLELGQDLRSLAHLKIAVVGKKTAHVLKQRGLTPDFIPPNFIADSLVERFPESVGGQTILFPRVETGGRDVLVRQFREAGAKVLEAPAYESRCPEQLDPQALAALRQGTVDVVTFASSKTVRNFAQLIERAGDISLEGVAIASIGPQTSQSCEQAWGRCDIEAEEFTIEGLEQALLHWAIAQSPHA; encoded by the coding sequence GTGAATTACGGTCGAGTTTACCTTGTCGGCGCCGGCATTGGCGACGCCAACTATCTCACTCAGCGAGGCCACGAGGTCCTCGCCGGGGCTGAGGTGCTGATTTATGATGCTCTCGCCGATGAGAGTCTGCTTCAGATCGTCAGCCAGGGTTGTCTCTGTCTCCATGTGGGGAAACGGGGAGGACAACCCAGCACCCCCCAAGATGAGATTGATCGCCTCCTGGTGGCGTACTGTCATCAGGGCCGGCGGGTGGTGCGTCTCAAAGCCGGAGACCCCTTTATTTTTGGGCGTAGTGCCTCAGAACTGCGGGCATTACGGGCCGCTAACTGTCCCGTGGACGTGATTCCGGGAATTTCCTCGGCCTTAGCTGCCCCCCTCTTGGCAGGAATCCCCCTCACCGATGGCCAACTCAGTCCTGGGTTTGCCGTCTTTACGGGCCATGACCTCAAGGCTCTCGACTGGCCTGCCTTAGCGTCCCTCCCCACCCTCGTATTTCTCATGGCCGGGCGCACCCTCGGGGAGATTTGCCAAGCACTCATCACTCATGGCAAACTGCCCAGCACACCGGTGGCGATGATTCGTTCAGGGGGACGGCCTCAACAACGAGTCTGGACGGGAACCCTAGAAACCATTGACCGACAGACTCGGGGGGAAAAGCGTTCCCCGACGGTCATTGTCATTGGGGAGGTTGTATCCTTGCGTGATGTGTTTGGAGAGACGGCTATGACAGCATCTGAGACGGGTTTACGGGGCAAAACGATTCTGGTGACGCGATCGACGGGACAGTCGAGTGGTTTTTGCGATCGCCTGCAAAACCACGGCGCGATTCCCCTCTCCACTCCCGCCTTAGAGATTGTACCGCCGTCGAGTTGGCAGCCCCTAGATGCGGCGATCGCCCAACTGGAGCAGATCAATTGGCTTATTCTCACCTCTAGCAATGGAGTGGAATTCTTCCTGGATCGCCTCTTAGAGCTTGGGCAAGACCTACGCAGCTTGGCGCACCTCAAAATTGCCGTTGTGGGCAAAAAGACGGCTCATGTGCTGAAACAGCGGGGCTTAACCCCTGATTTTATTCCCCCAAACTTTATTGCCGATTCCTTGGTGGAGCGGTTTCCGGAGTCAGTGGGGGGCCAAACAATTCTCTTTCCTCGGGTGGAGACGGGGGGGCGCGATGTCCTGGTGCGTCAGTTCCGGGAGGCGGGGGCCAAGGTTTTAGAAGCGCCCGCCTATGAGTCTCGCTGTCCTGAACAACTTGACCCCCAGGCGTTGGCGGCCTTGCGTCAGGGAACAGTGGATGTGGTGACCTTCGCCAGTTCTAAGACGGTGCGTAACTTCGCCCAACTTATCGAGAGGGCCGGTGATATTTCCTTAGAGGGGGTGGCGATCGCCTCCATTGGCCCCCAAACCAGCCAAAGTTGTGAGCAAGCCTGGGGTCGTTGCGACATTGAAGCCGAGGAATTTACCATCGAAGGCTTAGAACAGGCCCTCCTCCACTGGGCGATCGCTCAATCCCCCCATGCCTAA
- a CDS encoding pentapeptide repeat-containing protein, with translation MTALDELESGQSKHLRGADLEDQTLSGLDLHNIDFAGAKLSGANLVRANLEAAHLEGANCLGANFDHSNLRANLVGINLMQASLQGTDLRGANLRGATLMGANLQAASLAGAFLSGANLVGVNLMGADLRGADLRGANFSRSNLSGANLSQADLQGANLCEANLEEANLGEANLQGANLARANFLCANLENTKLDGATYSGACWTGTLLDGEADGIKSLD, from the coding sequence ATGACTGCTCTTGACGAACTTGAATCTGGACAATCGAAGCACCTGCGAGGTGCAGATCTTGAGGATCAAACCTTATCTGGGTTGGACTTACACAACATCGACTTTGCCGGTGCGAAACTCTCCGGCGCCAATTTAGTTCGCGCCAACCTAGAAGCGGCGCATCTGGAAGGGGCTAATTGTTTAGGGGCCAACTTCGACCACAGTAACCTACGGGCTAATCTCGTTGGCATCAATCTCATGCAAGCGAGTTTACAGGGAACTGATCTGCGCGGGGCCAATTTACGGGGGGCCACCCTCATGGGAGCGAATCTCCAGGCAGCTAGTTTAGCTGGGGCGTTCTTGAGTGGGGCCAACTTAGTGGGAGTCAATCTCATGGGGGCAGATTTACGGGGGGCGGATTTACGGGGAGCCAATTTTAGCCGCAGTAATCTTAGCGGAGCCAATCTCTCTCAAGCAGATTTACAAGGGGCAAATCTTTGTGAGGCGAATTTGGAGGAGGCGAATTTAGGTGAAGCCAACTTACAGGGGGCAAATTTGGCGCGAGCGAATTTCCTCTGTGCCAATTTGGAAAACACAAAGTTAGACGGGGCAACCTATTCTGGAGCCTGTTGGACGGGAACGCTTCTCGATGGTGAGGCTGACGGGATTAAGTCCCTAGATTAA
- a CDS encoding ABC transporter permease: MRATQFQIENLLRLRHRITNEDDFTVRSQKDLQETTGAITGALTLLLATVASISLIVGGIGIMNIMLVSVTERTQEIGLRKAIGASPSDILMQFTIEAVLLSVMGGMVGTGIGMAGVAAVGALTEFEAGLSPTAIVLATGVSGGIGLIFGVLPARRAAQLDPIVALRTA, encoded by the coding sequence ATGCGGGCCACCCAGTTTCAGATTGAGAACTTATTGCGGCTGCGTCACCGTATCACCAATGAAGATGATTTCACCGTTCGCAGTCAAAAGGACCTTCAGGAAACGACGGGGGCCATTACCGGGGCCTTAACTCTTCTCTTGGCGACGGTGGCTAGTATTTCCCTGATTGTGGGGGGAATCGGCATTATGAACATTATGTTAGTGTCCGTGACCGAACGGACGCAGGAGATTGGTCTACGGAAGGCGATCGGTGCGTCCCCGAGTGATATCTTGATGCAGTTCACCATTGAAGCTGTGTTGCTCTCGGTGATGGGGGGAATGGTGGGAACGGGAATTGGTATGGCTGGGGTGGCTGCGGTTGGAGCGTTGACGGAGTTTGAGGCTGGCTTATCCCCGACGGCGATCGTTTTGGCGACGGGGGTCTCCGGTGGAATTGGCTTAATTTTTGGGGTTTTACCGGCGCGACGGGCCGCCCAACTTGACCCAATTGTGGCGTTGAGAACGGCGTGA
- a CDS encoding chemotaxis protein CheW: MLSSTLHPNLRRFSINQHQRIPKEKLVIFKLENDSYGVSITQVVRVLPVSKIYGEFNEGRGLIQYEGQTIPVLHLELLLLHKTPTLTDEYLLICQLNSAETFAIPTPSLPSVLDVPKDNFCDVPEIYRRGPLGIAIEKVVNLPDEQVLLYLNLDHLLHEY, from the coding sequence ATGCTCAGTTCCACCCTCCATCCAAATCTGCGACGCTTTAGCATCAATCAACACCAACGAATCCCCAAAGAAAAGCTCGTCATTTTTAAGTTAGAGAACGACTCCTATGGAGTTTCCATTACCCAAGTTGTGCGAGTGTTGCCGGTCTCCAAAATCTATGGAGAATTCAATGAAGGACGAGGTTTAATTCAGTACGAAGGACAAACAATTCCTGTCTTACATTTAGAATTATTACTATTACACAAAACTCCGACCTTAACCGATGAGTATTTACTAATTTGCCAACTCAACTCTGCTGAAACCTTTGCCATACCAACCCCAAGCTTACCCAGTGTCTTAGATGTCCCTAAAGATAACTTCTGCGACGTTCCCGAGATCTATCGTCGCGGCCCCCTAGGCATTGCCATTGAAAAAGTGGTCAATCTGCCTGACGAGCAAGTGTTGTTATATCTCAACCTCGACCATCTCCTGCATGAATATTAA